The following proteins are encoded in a genomic region of Neochlamydia sp. AcF84:
- a CDS encoding N-acetylmuramoyl-L-alanine amidase yields the protein MLLSLGGCRCPSKELSSQPAVHSAPVAQFPFENKRGINPPLKNIKRPRLSKAALIVIDAGHGGDDFGTRSLSQPKYHEKFLNLTTSLALNEFLQKMGYQTRLTRSNDEFISLQKRANFANDQGADLFVSVHYNSAPAKQADGIEIFYYKSDINKKRSTQSSQLASSILTQVIQATKAKSRGVKEGNFAVIRETKMPAVLIEGGFLTNEKEMNKIKEPAYIKKIAWGIAKGVEAYLNERAVSLP from the coding sequence GAGGGTGTAGATGCCCTTCCAAAGAGCTTTCTAGCCAACCTGCTGTGCATTCCGCCCCTGTAGCTCAGTTTCCCTTTGAGAATAAAAGGGGCATAAACCCACCTCTAAAGAATATTAAAAGGCCTAGGCTTTCTAAAGCTGCATTGATTGTAATAGATGCCGGTCATGGCGGAGATGACTTTGGTACTCGTTCTTTATCCCAACCCAAATACCATGAAAAATTTCTTAACCTCACTACCTCTTTAGCTTTAAATGAGTTTCTGCAAAAGATGGGTTATCAAACTAGGCTGACACGTTCAAATGATGAATTTATCTCTTTGCAGAAGCGAGCAAATTTTGCAAATGATCAAGGCGCTGATCTGTTTGTAAGCGTGCATTATAACTCCGCGCCGGCCAAGCAAGCCGATGGCATTGAAATTTTTTACTATAAATCAGATATAAATAAAAAGCGTTCAACGCAATCTAGTCAATTAGCTTCTTCTATTCTAACGCAGGTAATACAAGCCACGAAAGCTAAATCCCGTGGAGTAAAAGAGGGAAATTTTGCAGTCATTCGAGAGACAAAGATGCCTGCTGTACTGATTGAAGGAGGCTTTTTGACGAATGAAAAGGAAATGAATAAGATTAAAGAGCCAGCCTATATTAAGAAGATTGCTTGGGGTATTGCCAAAGGGGTGGAAGCTTATCTAAACGAGCGCGCTGTTTCTTTGCCTTAA
- the gnd gene encoding decarboxylating NADP(+)-dependent phosphogluconate dehydrogenase, protein MGQADIGLIGLAVMGQNLALNMNDHGFIVTVYNRTRATIDSFLNGSAQGSKIIGAPTIQEFCQSLKRPRKVILMVKAGEPVDACIQQLIPYLEPGDVIIDGGNSLFSDTNRRTQSLKEKGLLFIGSGISGGEEGARHGPSIMPGGNPEAWPLVKNIFQSISAKADNGEPCCDWVGDEGAGHYVKMVHNGIEYGDMQLICEAYSLLKHALRLNPQQIAQVFAQWNKTELDSYLIEITSAIFKQVDEDGQPLIDKILDVAGQKGTGKWTVINALELGMPLTLIGEAVFARCLSAIKEERLEASKILTGPSPLYEGDQEAFIESIRQALYASKIISYAQGFMLIQQAARDYHWRINFGGVALMWRGGCIIRSKFLNNIKDAYEKKPTLKNLLLDDFFKNALAKAQSDWRRVVAKAVELGIPTPCFSTALAFYDGYRSSNLPANLLQAQRDYFGAHTYERLDHPRGQVFHTNWTGTGGKVSSTSYNA, encoded by the coding sequence ATGGGGCAAGCGGATATTGGTTTAATTGGATTAGCAGTCATGGGTCAAAACTTGGCTCTTAATATGAATGATCATGGCTTCATTGTTACCGTTTATAATCGTACGCGCGCCACCATTGACAGCTTCTTAAATGGCTCTGCCCAAGGATCAAAAATTATAGGTGCTCCTACTATCCAGGAATTTTGCCAATCTTTAAAGCGTCCGAGAAAAGTCATTTTGATGGTAAAAGCAGGTGAGCCTGTGGATGCGTGCATTCAGCAGCTCATTCCTTATTTAGAGCCAGGTGATGTCATTATTGATGGGGGAAATAGCCTTTTTAGCGATACCAATCGACGCACCCAATCTTTAAAAGAGAAAGGTCTTCTCTTTATAGGCAGTGGAATCTCTGGGGGGGAAGAAGGCGCGCGGCATGGCCCTTCAATCATGCCAGGGGGAAATCCTGAGGCTTGGCCCTTAGTAAAGAATATTTTTCAATCTATTAGTGCCAAAGCTGACAATGGTGAACCTTGTTGCGACTGGGTAGGAGATGAAGGTGCAGGTCATTATGTTAAAATGGTCCACAATGGAATTGAATATGGTGATATGCAACTGATTTGCGAAGCATATAGCCTTTTAAAGCATGCTCTAAGGTTGAATCCTCAGCAGATAGCGCAAGTCTTTGCTCAGTGGAATAAAACAGAATTAGACAGTTATTTAATTGAAATTACAAGTGCTATTTTCAAACAGGTCGATGAAGATGGCCAGCCTTTGATAGATAAAATTTTAGATGTAGCAGGGCAAAAAGGTACGGGTAAGTGGACTGTCATAAATGCTTTAGAATTGGGGATGCCACTAACTTTAATCGGAGAAGCTGTTTTTGCGCGTTGTTTATCGGCTATTAAAGAAGAGCGCCTTGAAGCTAGTAAAATTTTGACGGGACCTTCCCCTTTATATGAGGGAGATCAAGAAGCATTTATTGAGAGTATTAGACAAGCTTTATATGCTTCTAAAATCATTAGCTATGCCCAAGGGTTCATGCTTATTCAGCAGGCAGCTAGAGATTATCATTGGAGGATTAACTTTGGAGGGGTGGCTCTCATGTGGCGAGGAGGGTGCATCATTCGCAGTAAGTTTCTTAACAATATTAAGGATGCCTATGAGAAAAAACCTACCTTAAAAAACCTTCTATTAGATGATTTCTTCAAAAATGCATTAGCTAAAGCACAAAGCGATTGGAGACGGGTAGTAGCTAAAGCTGTAGAGCTCGGCATTCCCACTCCTTGCTTTAGCACTGCCCTTGCTTTTTATGATGGTTATCGCAGTTCTAACTTACCAGCCAATCTATTACAGGCCCAACGTGATTACTTTGGGGCCCATACGTATGAGCGCCTAGATCATCCGCGCGGCCAGGTTTTTCACACGAATTGGACAGGTACGGGCGGTAAAGTAAGCTCTACTTCCTATAACGCTTAA
- a CDS encoding lysophospholipid acyltransferase family protein has product MKFFYRSVYLCTKKFFLLLFRHQVYGKHHLPAGPCILAPNHASFLDPPLVAISCDEEVNFLARGTLFNNAIFKKLISHLNSYPVGGISQDISSLKLILQLLKDSKKVVIFPEGKRTSNGHLLPIKPGIGMLAGKSQCPIVPVYIHGTYEAWPKKKWIPRLKGQTACVFGKPIYWEVYKDLPKKKAQEEISNAIQKSLKMLNFWYLNGALGEPP; this is encoded by the coding sequence ATGAAATTTTTTTATCGCTCAGTTTATCTCTGTACTAAAAAATTTTTTTTATTGTTATTTCGCCATCAAGTGTATGGAAAACACCACCTCCCTGCCGGGCCCTGCATTCTTGCTCCTAACCATGCTTCTTTTTTAGATCCTCCTCTTGTAGCTATTTCATGCGATGAGGAAGTCAACTTTCTTGCAAGAGGAACTCTTTTCAACAATGCAATTTTTAAAAAGTTGATTTCTCACCTAAATTCTTATCCTGTAGGTGGCATCTCGCAAGATATAAGCTCGCTTAAATTAATTCTTCAATTATTAAAAGATAGTAAAAAAGTAGTGATTTTTCCTGAAGGCAAGAGAACTTCTAACGGACACTTACTTCCCATAAAGCCTGGCATAGGAATGCTTGCCGGCAAGAGCCAGTGCCCAATTGTACCTGTCTATATTCATGGTACCTATGAAGCCTGGCCAAAGAAAAAGTGGATACCTAGGTTGAAAGGACAAACAGCTTGTGTTTTCGGTAAGCCTATCTATTGGGAAGTGTATAAAGATCTGCCCAAGAAAAAAGCACAAGAAGAAATTTCAAATGCTATCCAAAAATCTCTGAAAATGTTAAACTTTTGGTATTTGAATGGTGCACTAGGAGAACCGCCTTAA
- the cmk gene encoding (d)CMP kinase, producing the protein MIITIDGPIATGKSTIAKTLAREIGYIYFDTGAMYRCLTYGVLKKDIHIDDREQLNDFLHAFKFDIKSRHGKKHYYVGNEDVTDAIRLDKVTSHVSSISAIPMVRDKLVAMQRELAIGVNAVFEGRDMGTIVFPKAEIKIYLTGRPEVRAKRRYDELKRKYPEETKDLTIEKSLEDLNRRDHLDLTREISPLKQAPEALVIDTSDLSIQEIIFKILEFKDLNIQV; encoded by the coding sequence ATGATTATTACCATTGATGGTCCTATTGCTACAGGCAAAAGTACAATTGCTAAGACATTAGCACGCGAGATTGGCTACATTTATTTCGATACAGGAGCCATGTATCGTTGTCTAACTTATGGTGTTTTAAAGAAAGATATCCACATCGATGATCGTGAGCAACTTAATGACTTTCTCCATGCCTTTAAATTTGATATCAAAAGTAGACATGGAAAAAAACATTACTATGTAGGAAATGAGGACGTTACCGATGCTATTCGCCTCGATAAAGTTACTTCTCATGTATCTAGCATCTCGGCTATCCCTATGGTACGCGATAAGTTAGTGGCTATGCAAAGGGAACTTGCTATAGGAGTAAATGCGGTCTTTGAGGGAAGAGATATGGGTACGATAGTTTTTCCTAAAGCCGAAATAAAAATATATTTAACAGGACGTCCTGAAGTACGTGCTAAAAGAAGATATGACGAACTTAAAAGAAAGTATCCTGAAGAAACAAAGGACCTTACGATTGAAAAATCCCTTGAAGATCTTAATCGACGAGATCATCTCGATTTAACTCGCGAAATATCCCCTCTTAAACAAGCTCCTGAGGCTCTCGTGATTGATACTTCTGATTTAAGCATCCAAGAAATTATTTTCAAAATCCTAGAATTTAAAGATTTAAACATACAAGTTTGA